Proteins co-encoded in one Leptodactylus fuscus isolate aLepFus1 chromosome 4, aLepFus1.hap2, whole genome shotgun sequence genomic window:
- the ZNF516 gene encoding zinc finger protein 516 isoform X2, with product MERRKPFDMELRETAAKSSKNEMDDDKPTCFSCVICGKSFPFQSSLSQHMRKHTGEKPYKCPYCDHRAAQKGNLKIHLRTHRTGTLGQVHDAEMGDSHVGELGASEGMGVCASPTKSTSACNKILNGSLQMEDSDIVDDDTPGDYNCMFCKNKYDRRKELDQHLIQVHKPYKCRFCSYMTLREETLLNHIEKDHITTAIPLNRDSYSENGKGDLNSGEFPCEICGQAFGQAWFLKAHMKKHRGSFDHGCHICGRRFKEPWFLKNHMKSHGPKTGNKNKPKSDSEPVATINDVVQEETIMTGLCLYEVCVKCGNLFTNLESLSAHNLVHCRIEERSENKIAQKSEGLLSASSEAAASKQFFLNYLNLKPLGDELKSMDEEQGKRVPELDPVNSYQAWQLATKGKVAEPSEYVKYLGWDETLADADVSYDRDKGEYVLVNQEKRKREPENNNSSNSKRRNCSSGSRPEKGSVQPAESVVESPNDLEFRPPSRQSRRSSQNKSTECFECGKIFRTYHQMVLHSRVHRKDRRSLSESGSVSQHDRYGSNSEGDSASRPSSPDSASAPEDSLAYGIGDDGADDDDDSFEEATTSSPGLKSFHREFSSEDMDMETPTANHQTFKSEDTSKCENLELQCPSFVSDTHPSLSCVKNEYPPDLKVPAYKYNKDPHRSSQNVSSSHSVIQRNVETVNMRNHLSSEITHSNGTTLDLLKENTALENIGAENQELIPVDLSEKSSRSEVCSKSATDPVQAELVVHQCPYCSHKTYYPEVLWMHKRIWHKVSCNSMAPQWIQQNGFKNLKNNVLFLVRNGRTGPPPALGGKECQPLPIARFTRTQMPNPPSASKGNSSNLGNNAKTCPSQARVNSRGIIGPKTPGFDAQRQPKGAPPQEQYSTVVQQPAAKVKYDTSPKLSQTGSYNRNHPPLQASVSRQVLQPSSSKQVEKYMMSQGISSYTSPNKLSVSDAIKTKFTLSQTQFPFQKVEPHVKQESPAVPQRESQAKIVNELGTVSNISAGPKTSPVLQTQPSATGSPSPFQPIKQEPGAESLEKRVDILNIFKTYIPKDLATLYQSWGANSSLDNAGMLRTQARQGDYVCNECGKCFTQPSHLRTHMRSHTVVFESNGLRGTEVHTTSADAPKQGRDHSSADIVHTVPLKKGT from the exons ATGGAACGAAGGAAACCATTTGACATGGAATTACGAGAAACCGCTGCTAAGTCAAGTAAAAATGAGATGGACGATGACAAACCAACCTGTTTTAGTTGTGTTATATGTGGGAAAAGTTTCCCTTTCCAGAGCTCTCTCTCTCAGCACATGCGCAAGCACACTGGGGAAAAGCCATataaatgtccttattgtgatcataGGGCTGCACAGAAAGGAAACTTGAAGATACACCTCCGGACCCACAGGACTGGTACACTTGGCCAGGTTCATGATGCTGAAATGGGTGATTCACATGTTGGAGAGCTAGGTGCCTCTGAAGGAATGGGAGTATGTGCAAGTCCAACAAAAAGCACATCTGCTTGTAACAAAATTCTTAATGGCTCTCTCCAAATGGAAGACTCCGATATAGTTGATGATGACACACCAGGTGACTATAACTGTATGTTCTGCAAAAATAAGTATGATCGAAGGAAGGAGCTTGATCAACATCTTATACAAGTGCACAAGCCATATAAATGTAGGTTTTGCAGTTACATGACCTTACGGGAGGAAACTTTATTAAACCATATTGAGAAAGACCATATCACCACAGCGATTCCATTGAATAGAGATTCATACTCCGAAAATGGGAAAGGTGATCTTAATTCTGGCGAGTTCCCTTGCGAAATATGCGGCCAGGCTTTTGGTCAAGCATGGTTTCTTAAAGCTCATATGAAAAAGCATAGGGGATCCTTCGACCACGGTTGCCATATATGTGGCAGGCGATTTAAGGAGCCTTGGTTTCTAAAAAATCATATGAAATCTCACGGCCCAAAAACTGGGAACAAAAACAAACCCAAATCTGATAGCGAACCAGTAGCCACCATAAATGATGTCGTTCAGGAGGAAACCATAATGACAGGCTTATGTCTGTATGAAGTTTGTGTAAAATGTGGAAATTTATTTACCAATCTGGAAAGCCTTAGCGCACACAATTTGGTCCACTGCAGAATAGAAGAACGTTCTGAAaacaaaattgcacaaaaaagtGAGGGGCTGCTAAGTGCAAGTTCAGAGGCGGCTGCTTCAAAACAGTTTTTCTTAAACTATCTGAATTTGAAACCTTTAGGAGATGAACTTAAAAGCATGGATGAAGAGCAGGGGAAGAGAGTACCTGAACTTGACCCAGTCAATAGCTATCAAGCTTGGCAGCTGGCCACCAAGGGCAAAGTTGCAGAGCCATCAGAGTATGTCAAGTACTTAGGATGGGATGAAACGTTGGCTGATGCAGATGTCTCGTACGATAGAGATAAAGGTGAATATGTCCTTGTCAATCAAGAGAAACGTAAACGGGAGCCTGAAAATAACAATAGCAGCAATTCAAAGAGACGCAACTGCTCCAGTGGAAGTCGCCCAGAGAAAGGCAGTGTGCAGCCTGCAGAGAGTGTCGTGGAGTCTCCTAATGATTTAGAATTTAGACCGCCTTCACGTCAGAGCCGCAGATCTTCTCAAAATAAATCTACTGAATGCTTTGAGTGTGGAAAGATTTTCAGGACGTACCATCAAATGGTGCTTCATTCCAGGGTTCATCGAAAAGATCGTAGAAGTCTAAGTGAGAGTGGTTCAGTATCTCAGCATGACCGATACGGATCAAATAGCGAGGGCGACTCTGCTAGTAGGCCCAGTAGTCCTGACTCTGCTTCTGCTCCAGAAGACTCTCTGGCGTATGGAATTGGGGATGATggagctgatgatgatgatgatagctTTGAGGAAGCCACTACATCATCACCAG gGCTGAAGTCATTCCACCGTGAATTTTCTTCTGAGGATATGGACATGGAAACGCCTACTGCAAACCATCAAACCTTTAAATCCGAAGACACCAGCAAATGTGAAAACCTAGAACTCCAGTGTCCTTCTTTTGTCTCTGATACGCATCCAAGCCTTTCTTGTGTGAAAAATGAATATCCCCCTGATTTAAAAGTACCAGCATACAAGTACAACaaagaccctcacagatctagtCAGAATGTTAGCTCATCCCATTCTGTAATACAAAGAAATGTGGAAACTGTTAATATGAGAAACCACTTGTCATCTGAAATAACTCATTCAAATGGAACGACACTTGACTTGCTAAAAGAAAACACAGCATTAGAAAATATTGGTGCAGAGAATCAAGAGCTTATCCCCGTGGATTTAAGTGAGAAATCCAGCAGGAGTGAGGTTTGTAGTAAGAGCGCTACAGATCCGGTGCAAGCTGAACTGGTTGTTCATCAGTGTCCCTACTGTAGTCATAAGACCTATTATCCTGAGGTATTGTGGATGCACAAACGCATTTGGCATAAAGTCAGTTGTAACTCCATGGCCCctcagtggattcagcagaatggcttcaaaaatttgaaaaataatgTTCTTTTTCTGGTCCGAAACGGTCGTACAGGACCTCCCCCAGCTCTTGGTGGCAAGGAATGTCAACCATTACCCATTGCTAGGTTCACACGTACGCAGATGCCAAATCCGCCTTCAGCATCTAAGGGCAACTCTTCAAATTTAGGAAATAATGCAAAAACATGCCCATCACAGGCACGTGTTAACTCTCGTGGCATCATTGGGCCTAAAACACCTGGTTTTGATGCACAGCGACAGCCTAAGGGAGCACCTCCTCAGGAACAATATAGCACAGTGGTCCAACAACCAGCAGCAAAAGTCAAATATGACACCAGTCCTAAACTGTCCCAAACTGGAAGTTACAACCGAAATCATCCACCCCTTCAGGCATCAGTATCGAGACAAGTTCTGCAGCCTTCTAGTAGTAAACAAGTAGAAAAATACATGATGTCCCAGGGAATATCCAGTTATACATCTCCAAATAAACTTTCTGTGTCTGATGCGATAAAAACCAAATTCACACTGTCACAGACACAGTTTCCATTCCAGAAAGTAGAGCCACATGTTAAACAGGAGAGCCCTGCAGTGCCTCAAAGGGAATCTCAGGCCAAGATTGTTAATGAACTTGGAACAGTGTCCAACATTAGCGCTGGACCCAAGACCAGCCCTGTGTTACAAACTCAGCCCAGTGCGACCGGTAGCCCATCGCCTTTTCAACCAATAAAGCAAGAGCCGGGGGCGGAGAGCCTTGAAAAGCGAGTAGACATTCTAAATATCTTCAAGACCTACATTCCAAAGGACCTAGCAACACTGTACCAAAGTTGGGGAGCCAATAGTAGTTTGGATAATGCAG
- the ZNF516 gene encoding zinc finger protein 516 isoform X1, whose translation MERRKPFDMELRETAAKSSKNEMDDDKPTCFSCVICGKSFPFQSSLSQHMRKHTGEKPYKCPYCDHRAAQKGNLKIHLRTHRTGTLGQVHDAEMGDSHVGELGASEGMGVCASPTKSTSACNKILNGSLQMEDSDIVDDDTPGDYNCMFCKNKYDRRKELDQHLIQVHKPYKCRFCSYMTLREETLLNHIEKDHITTAIPLNRDSYSENGKGDLNSGEFPCEICGQAFGQAWFLKAHMKKHRGSFDHGCHICGRRFKEPWFLKNHMKSHGPKTGNKNKPKSDSEPVATINDVVQEETIMTGLCLYEVCVKCGNLFTNLESLSAHNLVHCRIEERSENKIAQKSEGLLSASSEAAASKQFFLNYLNLKPLGDELKSMDEEQGKRVPELDPVNSYQAWQLATKGKVAEPSEYVKYLGWDETLADADVSYDRDKGEYVLVNQEKRKREPENNNSSNSKRRNCSSGSRPEKGSVQPAESVVESPNDLEFRPPSRQSRRSSQNKSTECFECGKIFRTYHQMVLHSRVHRKDRRSLSESGSVSQHDRYGSNSEGDSASRPSSPDSASAPEDSLAYGIGDDGADDDDDSFEEATTSSPGLKSFHREFSSEDMDMETPTANHQTFKSEDTSKCENLELQCPSFVSDTHPSLSCVKNEYPPDLKVPAYKYNKDPHRSSQNVSSSHSVIQRNVETVNMRNHLSSEITHSNGTTLDLLKENTALENIGAENQELIPVDLSEKSSRSEVCSKSATDPVQAELVVHQCPYCSHKTYYPEVLWMHKRIWHKVSCNSMAPQWIQQNGFKNLKNNVLFLVRNGRTGPPPALGGKECQPLPIARFTRTQMPNPPSASKGNSSNLGNNAKTCPSQARVNSRGIIGPKTPGFDAQRQPKGAPPQEQYSTVVQQPAAKVKYDTSPKLSQTGSYNRNHPPLQASVSRQVLQPSSSKQVEKYMMSQGISSYTSPNKLSVSDAIKTKFTLSQTQFPFQKVEPHVKQESPAVPQRESQAKIVNELGTVSNISAGPKTSPVLQTQPSATGSPSPFQPIKQEPGAESLEKRVDILNIFKTYIPKDLATLYQSWGANSSLDNAGMLRTQARQGDYVCNECGKCFTQPSHLRTHMRSHTGERPFQCRYCPYSASQKGNLKTHVQCVHRVPFDNSEYPDKQLLRPQGDNPNSYMEEQLENLPSNHQIPGAVVLK comes from the exons ATGGAACGAAGGAAACCATTTGACATGGAATTACGAGAAACCGCTGCTAAGTCAAGTAAAAATGAGATGGACGATGACAAACCAACCTGTTTTAGTTGTGTTATATGTGGGAAAAGTTTCCCTTTCCAGAGCTCTCTCTCTCAGCACATGCGCAAGCACACTGGGGAAAAGCCATataaatgtccttattgtgatcataGGGCTGCACAGAAAGGAAACTTGAAGATACACCTCCGGACCCACAGGACTGGTACACTTGGCCAGGTTCATGATGCTGAAATGGGTGATTCACATGTTGGAGAGCTAGGTGCCTCTGAAGGAATGGGAGTATGTGCAAGTCCAACAAAAAGCACATCTGCTTGTAACAAAATTCTTAATGGCTCTCTCCAAATGGAAGACTCCGATATAGTTGATGATGACACACCAGGTGACTATAACTGTATGTTCTGCAAAAATAAGTATGATCGAAGGAAGGAGCTTGATCAACATCTTATACAAGTGCACAAGCCATATAAATGTAGGTTTTGCAGTTACATGACCTTACGGGAGGAAACTTTATTAAACCATATTGAGAAAGACCATATCACCACAGCGATTCCATTGAATAGAGATTCATACTCCGAAAATGGGAAAGGTGATCTTAATTCTGGCGAGTTCCCTTGCGAAATATGCGGCCAGGCTTTTGGTCAAGCATGGTTTCTTAAAGCTCATATGAAAAAGCATAGGGGATCCTTCGACCACGGTTGCCATATATGTGGCAGGCGATTTAAGGAGCCTTGGTTTCTAAAAAATCATATGAAATCTCACGGCCCAAAAACTGGGAACAAAAACAAACCCAAATCTGATAGCGAACCAGTAGCCACCATAAATGATGTCGTTCAGGAGGAAACCATAATGACAGGCTTATGTCTGTATGAAGTTTGTGTAAAATGTGGAAATTTATTTACCAATCTGGAAAGCCTTAGCGCACACAATTTGGTCCACTGCAGAATAGAAGAACGTTCTGAAaacaaaattgcacaaaaaagtGAGGGGCTGCTAAGTGCAAGTTCAGAGGCGGCTGCTTCAAAACAGTTTTTCTTAAACTATCTGAATTTGAAACCTTTAGGAGATGAACTTAAAAGCATGGATGAAGAGCAGGGGAAGAGAGTACCTGAACTTGACCCAGTCAATAGCTATCAAGCTTGGCAGCTGGCCACCAAGGGCAAAGTTGCAGAGCCATCAGAGTATGTCAAGTACTTAGGATGGGATGAAACGTTGGCTGATGCAGATGTCTCGTACGATAGAGATAAAGGTGAATATGTCCTTGTCAATCAAGAGAAACGTAAACGGGAGCCTGAAAATAACAATAGCAGCAATTCAAAGAGACGCAACTGCTCCAGTGGAAGTCGCCCAGAGAAAGGCAGTGTGCAGCCTGCAGAGAGTGTCGTGGAGTCTCCTAATGATTTAGAATTTAGACCGCCTTCACGTCAGAGCCGCAGATCTTCTCAAAATAAATCTACTGAATGCTTTGAGTGTGGAAAGATTTTCAGGACGTACCATCAAATGGTGCTTCATTCCAGGGTTCATCGAAAAGATCGTAGAAGTCTAAGTGAGAGTGGTTCAGTATCTCAGCATGACCGATACGGATCAAATAGCGAGGGCGACTCTGCTAGTAGGCCCAGTAGTCCTGACTCTGCTTCTGCTCCAGAAGACTCTCTGGCGTATGGAATTGGGGATGATggagctgatgatgatgatgatagctTTGAGGAAGCCACTACATCATCACCAG gGCTGAAGTCATTCCACCGTGAATTTTCTTCTGAGGATATGGACATGGAAACGCCTACTGCAAACCATCAAACCTTTAAATCCGAAGACACCAGCAAATGTGAAAACCTAGAACTCCAGTGTCCTTCTTTTGTCTCTGATACGCATCCAAGCCTTTCTTGTGTGAAAAATGAATATCCCCCTGATTTAAAAGTACCAGCATACAAGTACAACaaagaccctcacagatctagtCAGAATGTTAGCTCATCCCATTCTGTAATACAAAGAAATGTGGAAACTGTTAATATGAGAAACCACTTGTCATCTGAAATAACTCATTCAAATGGAACGACACTTGACTTGCTAAAAGAAAACACAGCATTAGAAAATATTGGTGCAGAGAATCAAGAGCTTATCCCCGTGGATTTAAGTGAGAAATCCAGCAGGAGTGAGGTTTGTAGTAAGAGCGCTACAGATCCGGTGCAAGCTGAACTGGTTGTTCATCAGTGTCCCTACTGTAGTCATAAGACCTATTATCCTGAGGTATTGTGGATGCACAAACGCATTTGGCATAAAGTCAGTTGTAACTCCATGGCCCctcagtggattcagcagaatggcttcaaaaatttgaaaaataatgTTCTTTTTCTGGTCCGAAACGGTCGTACAGGACCTCCCCCAGCTCTTGGTGGCAAGGAATGTCAACCATTACCCATTGCTAGGTTCACACGTACGCAGATGCCAAATCCGCCTTCAGCATCTAAGGGCAACTCTTCAAATTTAGGAAATAATGCAAAAACATGCCCATCACAGGCACGTGTTAACTCTCGTGGCATCATTGGGCCTAAAACACCTGGTTTTGATGCACAGCGACAGCCTAAGGGAGCACCTCCTCAGGAACAATATAGCACAGTGGTCCAACAACCAGCAGCAAAAGTCAAATATGACACCAGTCCTAAACTGTCCCAAACTGGAAGTTACAACCGAAATCATCCACCCCTTCAGGCATCAGTATCGAGACAAGTTCTGCAGCCTTCTAGTAGTAAACAAGTAGAAAAATACATGATGTCCCAGGGAATATCCAGTTATACATCTCCAAATAAACTTTCTGTGTCTGATGCGATAAAAACCAAATTCACACTGTCACAGACACAGTTTCCATTCCAGAAAGTAGAGCCACATGTTAAACAGGAGAGCCCTGCAGTGCCTCAAAGGGAATCTCAGGCCAAGATTGTTAATGAACTTGGAACAGTGTCCAACATTAGCGCTGGACCCAAGACCAGCCCTGTGTTACAAACTCAGCCCAGTGCGACCGGTAGCCCATCGCCTTTTCAACCAATAAAGCAAGAGCCGGGGGCGGAGAGCCTTGAAAAGCGAGTAGACATTCTAAATATCTTCAAGACCTACATTCCAAAGGACCTAGCAACACTGTACCAAAGTTGGGGAGCCAATAGTAGTTTGGATAATGCAG